Proteins encoded by one window of Xiphophorus couchianus chromosome 13, X_couchianus-1.0, whole genome shotgun sequence:
- the cd164l2 gene encoding CD164 sialomucin-like 2 protein: protein MEHLAARLLFLSVLLLAAVPFAHSQSDCSQAESCDLCVGDSMLNLTGCVWRLCPTGNDTGMCVTDQGDSADNGMNCSWTRVSELCTAVESAAAGGDSGGDSSSDSTSEFSQAKFDMASFIGGIILVLCLQGGGFLAMRFLKSKEQSNYDPIEQPQ from the exons ATGGAACATTTAGCAGCAAGGctcctttttctgtctgtgCTGCTTCTAGCAGCGGTTCCTTTTGCACACTCACAGTCAG ATTGCTCCCAGGCTGAGTCATGTGACCTGTGTGTTGGAGACTCCATGCTTAACCTGACAGGCTGCGTCTGGAGGCTTTGTCCAACTG gtAACGACACAGGCATGTGTGTCACTGATCAGGGGGATTCTGCTGACAATGGCATGAACTGCAGCTGGACCAGAGTTTCTGAACTGTGCACAG CTGTAGAGAGTGCTGCTGCCGGTGGAGACTCAG GTGGTGACAGCAGCTCCGACTCAACTTCCGAGTTTTCCCAGGCCAAGTTTGACATGGCCAGCTTCATAGGTGGGATCATACTGGTTCTGTGCCTGCAGGGTGGCGGCTTTCTTGCCATGCGCTTCCTCAAATCCAAAGAACAGAGCAACTATGACCCCAT AGAGCAGCCACAGTGA
- the gpr3 gene encoding G protein-coupled receptor 3 translates to MILNASELPWDESSGLEPFFPLDQQESSTQPELPPLTIWGVALCISGTLIATENAIVVTTILATPSLRAPVFLLLASLGLADLLAGVALLLHFLFRFCVEPSDWSDLLTSGLLVTSLTASLCSLMGVALDRYLSLSHALTYGSGQSRRRAATLLLLVWLGACVIGAGPAMGWHCLQEPNSCSVARPLTRTYLSLLCGGFLMIVVVTLQLYAGICRVARRHAHAIATQRHFLPTNQPYPSRHSRGKGFSRLILVLSVFVGCWMPFSLWGLLGDASSPPLYTYATLVPAAGSSLLNPILYSLRNKDIRKVLLHACCPHRSSNTTHTHYPVDV, encoded by the coding sequence ATGATCCTCAACGCCTCAGAGCTGCCCTGGGATGAGTCCTCAGGTCTGGAACCTTTCTTCCCGCTGGACCAGCAGGAAAGCTCCACTCAACCCGAGCTCCCACCCCTCACCATCTGGGGCGTGGCCCTCTGCATTTCAGGGACTCTCATTGCCACTGAGAATGCCATTGTGGTGACCACCATCTTGGCCACCCCATCTCTCCGCGCCCCGGTCTTCCTGCTGCTGGCTAGCCTCGGCCTGGCGGACCTCCTGGCAGGCGTGGCCCTCCTTCTGCACTTCCTCTTCCGGTTCTGCGTGGAGCCCAGTGATTGGTCTGACCTGCTGACCTCTGGGCTGCTGGTGACCTCCCTGACCGCCTCCCTTTGCAGCCTCATGGGCGTCGCCCTGGACAGATACCTGTCGCTGAGCCACGCCCTCACCTACGGCTCGGGCCAGTCTCGGCGCAGGGCCGCCACCCTTCTTCTGCTGGTGTGGTTGGGTGCTTGTGTCATTGGCGCAGGACCTGCCATGGGATGGCACTGCCTTCAAGAGCCAAACTCCTGTTCTGTAGCCCGACCTCTGACCCGCACCTATCTATCCCTGCTATGTGGTGGCTTCCTAATGATTGTAGTTGTAACACTGCAGCTGTACGCAGGGATCTGCCGCGTTGCAAGGCGGCACGCACACGCCATTGCAACCCAGAGGCACTTCCTACCCACCAACCAGCCGTACCCAAGCAGACACAGCAGAGGGAAAGGTTTCTCTCGCCTGATCCTGGTCCTGAGTGTGTTTGTGGGCTGCTGGATGCCCTTTTCCCTCTGGGGGCTGCTCGGAGACGCATCCAGCCCTCCCCTGTACACCTACGCCACCTTGGTGCCGGCGGCCGGCAGCTCCCTGCTCAACCCCATCCTCTACAGCCTGAGAAACAAAGACATTCGGAAGGTGCTGCTCCACGCCTGCTGCCCACACAGATCCTCAAACACCACGCACACTCACTACCCAGTCGATGTGTGA
- the wasf2 gene encoding actin-binding protein WASF2 → MPLVTRNIEPRHVSRQTIPSNIRSELECVTNISLANIIRQLGSLSKYAEDVFGELFIQAGAFATRVNTLGERVDRLQVKVTQLDPKEEEVSLQAITTRKAFRSSLTQDQQLFTRPSLPVPVQDTYTTCNPPPPLNQLSQYREDGKEALKFYTDPSYFFDLWKEKMLQDTKDIMKEKRKHRREKKDNVNPRTLHPRKIKTRKDEWERLKMGQEFVVPKNETNSSEGRHDSIGSGEDFHSDVLEQSTDSYCEPGSPLPPPGPDDILPPPPPDMAFNDGTAAQQRISMLSPTHPPPAPPSMSPPPNSRPNLSPPPAPPPPPPLSGFAPPPPPPPTGFNGIPSPPPPSFPSPPAPPPPPDMGMAPPPPPIPTGGGPPPPPPPPPPPGPPPPPSDYSAPPPLSAPSSAPKPQPAPVSDGRSDLLQAIRQGFNLRKVEAQREQEKSDHFGNDVAAILSRRIAVECSDSEDDSSEFDDEEWSE, encoded by the exons ATGCCTTTGGTGACTCGGAATATAGAGCCACGGCACGTGAGCCGTCAGACCATCCCTTCAAACATCCGCAGCGAACTGGAATGTGTGACCAACATCAGCCTGGCCAACATCATCCGGCAGCTCGGCAGCCTCA GTAAATATGCAGAGGATGTGTTTGGGGAGCTTTTTATCCAGGCTGGAGCCTTTGCTACCAGAGTCAACACGCTGGGCGAAAGAGTTGATCGCCTACAGGTTAAAGTCACCCAACTGGACCCCAAAGAAGAAGAGG TTTCTCTGCAGGCCATCACTACCAGGAAAGCCTTCCGCAGCAGCCTGACCCAGGATCAGCAGCTGTTCACCAGGCCGTCTCTGCCTGTCCCTGTACAGGATACTTACACCACCTGTAATCCTCCGCCACCCCTCAACCAGCTCAGCCAGTACAG GGAGGATGGTAAAGAGGCTCTGAAGTTTTACACGGATCCGTCCTACTTCTTTGACCTGTGGAAGGAGAAGATGTTGCAGGACACCAAGGACATCATGAAGGAGAAGCGCAAGCACAGA agagagaagaaagacaACGTGAACCCGAGGACGCTTCATCCTCGGAAGATCAAGACCAGGAAGGACGAATGGGAGCGGCTGAAGATGGGACAGGAGTTTGTCGTACCAAAGAATGAAAC AAATTCCTCAGAGGGACGGCATGACAGCATCGGATCTGGGGAGGACTTCCACTCAGATGTCCTTGAGCAAAGCACGGACTCTTACTGTGAGCCTGGCTCGCCTCTGCCTCCGCCTGGCCCTGACGACATCCTGCCTCCTCCACCCCCAGACATGGC GTTTAATGATGGAACAGCAGCTCAGCAGAGAATCAGCATGCTGAGTCCAACCCATCCTCCTCCAGCGCCTCCTTCTATGTCTCCCCCACCGAACTCCCGCCCAAACCTTTCCCCACCCCCTGCACCTCCTCCCCCACCCCCACTCTCTGGTTttgctccacctcctcctcctcctccaactGGCTTCAATGGCATTCCCTCCCCACCTCCACCCTCCTTTCCATCTCCACCCGCTCCGCCTCCACCACCCGATATGGGAATGGCTCCTCCTCCACCGCCAATCCCTACAGGTGGAGGACCTCCACCCCCGCCGCCGCCTCCTCCACCCCCCGGGCCTCCTCCTCCACCCTCTGACTACAGTGCTCCTCCACCTCTCTCGGCCCCTAGCTCTGCTCCAAAACCTCAGCCGGCTCCTGTCAGCGATGGTCGCAGTGACCTGCTGCAGGCCATCCGACAAG GTTTCAACCTGCGTAAGGTGGAGGCTCAGCGGGAGCAGGAGAAGAGTGATCACTTTGGCAACGATGTGGCCGCCATCTTGTCGCGCCGTATCGCCGTGGAGTGCAGCGACAGCGAGGACGACTCCTCAGAGTTCGACGACGAAGAGTGGTCTGAATGA
- the LOC114156576 gene encoding methyltransferase-like protein 24 — protein sequence MKGGDEGGPSWNFPLLSALGKNGGGRKGEVGLLGDVQRRCHGGGVREMGALPRSRAGLVLLLLLVPPVLLALQLLVVARLWVEERDGAVAFTVISIEPKRRSTGKAWGASSGRAGTEEEVVKDGARAYEEENEMHERQVGPRVIEMQPWAVNKPSFSAELGRIITYITRPQLNCSRVLPPGKAQAVASPVASARWLLCAEDWLLPAADKLCVAYSFSMDGGDADFLSTVSRLGCETHSFDPSTSSASVGHLGNSLASNHGNRGVVSQHKLWLEWRAPKRRRHGASGRTGGVSHTLDDIMAMMGHHTVHFLYADLLSAEWRLFQNWIEAGTLQNIHHLVATVHLHWAGFEVGGSDEEVLRYWFSVLRGLEAAGLHLVHSSSGEDHSVLKHTVESAHSSYTLSWVNTRH from the exons ATGAAGGGAGGGGACGAAGGAGGACCCAGCTGGAACTTTCCTCTCTTATCTGCCCTGGGGAAAAACGGGGGCGGTAGGAAGGGGGAAGTTGGATTACTGGGAGATGTTCAGCGTCGCTGCCACGGAGGAGGCGTGCGGGAGATGGGTGCTTTGCCCCGGTCGAGAGCGGGCctcgtcctgctgctgctgctggtcccACCCGTTCTCCTCGCCCTGCAGCTCCTCGTCGTGGCGCGTTTGTGGGTGGAGGAGAGGGACGGAGCTGTCGCCTTCACCGTTATCAGCATAGAGCCGAAGAGGAGGTCAACAGGCAAGGCTTGGGGAGCCAGCTCCGGGAGAGCGGGGacggaggaggaggtggtgaaGGATGGGGCGCGAGCGTATGAGGAGGAAAACGAGATGCACGAGCGCCAG GTGGGACCCAGAGTGATAGAGATGCAGCCATGGGCAGTGAACAAGCCGTCCTTCTCAGCAGAACTCGGTCGCATCATCACGTATATCACAAGGCCACAG CTGAACTGCTCCAGGGTTTTACCCCCAGGGAAGGCCCAGGCAGTGGCGTCCCCCGTGGCTTCAGCTCGCTGGCTGCTGTGTGCCGAGGACTGGCTGCTTCCAGCTGCAGATAAACTCTGCGTTGCCTACTCCTTCAG CATGGATGGAGGAGACGCAGACTTTCTGAGCACTGTCTCCCGACTCGGATGCGAAACCCACAGTTTTGATCCCAGCACCTCCAGTGCATCTGTTGGTCACCTTGGCAACAGTTTGGccagtaaccatggcaacagggGCGTCGTCAGCCAGCACAAATTGTGGCTGGAGTGGCGAGCACCTAAGAGGCGCAGGCACGGAGCGAGTGGCAGGACGGGCGGGGTTTCTCACACGCTGGACGACATCATGGCGATGATGGGGCATCACACC GTTCATTTCTTGTATGCTGACCTGTTAAGTGCTGAGTGGCGGCTTTTTCAGAACTGGATCGAGGCCGGGACTCTGCAGAACATTCATCATCTGGTCGCCACTGTGCACCTGCACTGGGCGGGCTTTGAGGTGGGGGGCAGCGACGAGGAGGTGCTCCGCTACTGGTTCAGTGTGCTGCGGGGCCTCGAGGCCGCTGGACTCCACCTGGTTCACAGCTCCTCAGGAGAGGATCACAGTGTCCTGAAACACACTGTAGAAAGTGCTCACAGCTCCTACACCCTCAGCTGGGTCAACACACGACACTGA